TGAAGCTTCACACAAACCTTCCCAGACCCAGACGCTCTTGTCTCTGCTACATGTCGCCAGCAGGTTCCCTGAAGGAGCCCACGCCACACACTTCACCTCATTCTCATGTCCTTCCAACACAGTCAGACTCTGGGGGAGAAGGTGAGACTCAGGCTTAAATCTGCAAAAATGTGCAGCATTGCAGAAACATTGTAAAGATTTAAATGTCTCGTCTTACCTCAAAGTCGTTGTCCTTCTTTTTCCAGATGCATGTGGTTGCGTCGAAGCTGGCAGATGCCAGATAATTTCCACAGGGAGACCAGGCCACCTTCCTCACGGTGCGCTGGTGTCCATCCTGAAGCACAGTCTTACAAATCCAAGAGTCACCTGGAAAATGGAAGGTTGTCAGCCATCAGAGAAATACATTGTTTTTACCTCCAAAATGTCAACGATGAATTCAcccttctgtttgtttttcagcaggattgtTGAACAAACTGAACAGATCTCCAcacaacttggtggaagaacCAGAAGGAACCCATTAAAACTTGTATCTGGACAGGAACTTCGTGAAATCAGCCATTTCtatgacattttcactgattttccAGGGAATCATTTATGAATCTGGATGAAAAACCAGGCACATAACAGGGAACGGATATCTGTGAGTGTTTACAATTTGGGGCAGCTCACTGAATTCAAGGGGCTTGGTGGGCCTTTGAGAGGCATGGTCTCTACTGAGTGCCGTTCTAGTTTTATACTCATTGACTTAGACCAAAACACAATACAGACATTGGGAAGAGAGGCTCCATTTTACAGAGAAAATATGTGTTCTGGTGTTGCCACTCTGAAAAGGTCTACTGTATGTCTGAATGAACACCTTAAAACTTTAAGTAAAAAAGATCTGATCACaagaaattgtttctctgtTGAATTTCCAGATATCATATTGTATCAGAATATATCTCTACGCACCCAACATGTGCCAATAACAATTAAATTACTATTTGAGCACAACCAAATGTTGAGATGTGCTTTAAGGCAATATCTCTGATCTTTAACTTCCCTATGTACCTCTGCGCAGCTTGTGATCTTTGGTAAGGGTCagctgtcacttcctggatcTAGAAGGAAAACTAGAGGGTACCGAGCATTTGCCTTCAAAAACATGTATTGGAAGGGATATTCCTGAATTTACCTGGTCTTTAATCGCTATAATTATTATCAATACCATTAGTATTTAAGCACCACCTTCTGTACTGctctttaaataaagttatgatGAATATTAGTGGTAGTAGTGATATTGTTATAATTACAGGTTATAAGTAGTAGTAATATTGTTATAATTACAGGTGAATCCATTAAATAAAAACCATGTGTCTCCAGAGAACTAGGTCCCATTGAAGTAACTGTTTGTTTTACTCTCGTGCCACTGACTAAGAATGACGGTGAAGAGGATTTTCTCTGGTTTGACAGGAAACACGATCACTGTCTGTATTTGATCATCGCAGAGGGAACAACTGtctacagctgcaggaggaactgAAGCGAGGAGATGGGCCTCGTGTTTCTGTAAGACAACACGTCCCCTCACACTGGGAGGATGTGACCGGACCGTTATTCGGGCGATGTCCCCTCATGTGTTGAACTCACCCTCTCGTCCCCATATCCGGATGGCCTTGTCCCCGCCGCACGAGGCCAGCAGCGTCCCTGACGGGTTCCAGCTGACGTACCAGCAACGGGAGTCCGGGTGGGCGCTCAGTCTGTGGAGCAGGGTCAGAGCCTGCTTCATGTCGGAGCCGCTTCCTCCGACTCTTCCTGACGGTTCCTGACGTCTGACAGACccggaaaacaacaacaacaacaacaacccgcGTGtgacaagctgcacaaacaagcagtgataaaCACGGTCCTGTGACTCAGCACCCGGCCTGCTGCAGGTGCACTAGAGGAGACGAGTTCACACCAAAGTACCAAAGTTCACAAAACTATGGACATCACTGATACCGCAGCCATCTTTGATTATCAGGTGCTTCGCGCAAAGCATTGTGGGGCTCGTTTCCCTtccgtgttttttttaattcttttgttTCCCTGCAATTTGATggaaaatatattataaaacacatcaacacGGAAACATGTCGATTTCAGGAttgtaaaaaaattatcaaGTAACGATGATTAATATCTTCCCAGTAAAACGTTTGCTTCTTGTGTTGTAGGTCATTCTTATtttactgattgattgatttatgatTTTTGACATGCATgattaatatttattatatatgtttgtttgtacctTGTACCTTGCATGCGGCTCAACATGTTTATACCTGTACTCACCAGTTTACATCATATCCTCCACCCTTGTTTTTATGTTGctcataaaatgaaaataatataattaacaACTACTGCACAATTGCTTCGAAAGAAAACTAGCgtaaatcaaatacaaaatataaaataaggcAGAAGAGTATATTAACTTCTGTGGTTTTGAAAAGCtaccactaggtggcagcacTGATAACCACTCGTGTCTACGCTGCAACTTACTGAATCCACGAAGAAGAATGGTGTGAACAAGGAAGTTGAGATCTTTTACAGGAAGCTAGCGTaagctgctttttgttttgttttgtctttgtttttctgtaacAGATTGGTGGTTAGTTTTCGTCCTATCAGTTaactaaattattaaatattcttTAGTTAGTTTAGTTTGCctcttttaagtttatttttgcaCGACGCGCGGCGACTTTTGACGTTAGCCGTGAGATAGCTTCAGACGCTAATAACATAGCGAAACAGGCCTGAAAGCCATCTGTCCATTGTGTTCCCGTCAGTCAGATACTGGACCGGATTTTATCAACAGGATACTTGTTTTCGGTTTCGCCTCGTTCGGACACATTAGACACCGCAGGTACGGCCGCTGCCACCCTCCCGTTAGCTCTGCTGGTATTGTTGTTGGTCAGTCGATTGACCTCATCGTTGTACAGGGAGCAGTTAGTGCAGCCACTTCCCTGACAGTAAAGGGACTCACTACCGCAGACCAGAAGGCGACTGGATGACCATGTATGCCCCGCCGGGTTCGAGTGTTCCGGGAGGCCGGAGAAGGAGAGCGGGCACCTCCCTACCCAAGCAGCCGGAGCGGAGCCTGGTGTCGGCTCTTCCTGGAGCTTTGTCCATCACCGCGCTGTGCACGGCTCTGGCGGAACCGGCCTGGCTCCGGGTTCATGGAGGCACCTGTCCCAGACAAGAGCTGGGGGTGGCAGATGTGCTGGGATACATTGACCCCAAGCTTCTGGACGGTGAGGACCAGCACGAGCTCGTTAGAACCTGCATTCGAGATTCATGATATAATAATTATACCGTGATGTCTCTGTGTCCCGCAGATTACTGTGTGAACCCACAGACCATACTGCTGATGAGGGTGATCGCTGCCTTCTGCTTCCTGGGCATCCTGTGCAGCCTGACTGCTTTCCTCCTGGATGTGTTCGGACCCAAACACCCTGCGCTGAAGATAACACGCAGATATGCATTTGCACATATTCTCACAGGTAATCTGTCACACTGCAGTTCTCTTTCCAGGTGGTTTCTTTGTTTGGAGAAGAAGGTGTCATTTTGACGTGTTTTCTCCCCTCTGTCTCATCAGTGTTGCAGTGTGCCACGGTGATTGGCTTCTGCTACTGGGCCTCGGAGCTCATCTTGTcactacagcagcagcacaaaaagTACCACGGCTCCCTCATATACGTCACTTTCGCCATCAGTTTTTACCTGGTTGCGGGCGCAGGTGGAGCCTCTATCCTTGCGACAGCTGCCAATCTCTTGCGCCACTAccccacagaggaggaggagcaggcttTAGAGCTGCTCTCTGAGATGGAGGACAGCAGTGAAACATTTCCTGCTGATTATGACATTGCCAATCAGTTTCAGCCACCGCCTGCATACACGCCCTAATGCCGCAGGACTGGCCCCTCTAACATGCGCTTCTCTTTCAGCACGGCTTTTGGCTTGATGGGCGAACCCCGCTCTTATCAAAGGGGTATCTTTGCAAACAAGCCGGAACGCGGTGTGTTGCACTGTTAGTGCAGAAACGGTTTGACTGACAGTGCATGAAAGTTGTCTTTAGTGGTGGCAGAAATTTAGGAGATGATTCTCTCTTTAACCACTGAGGTTGTTCGTAATTTGCATGTAAATGGCTTTCAGGATTTGGTCCTTACATTTAAAGCAAACTTAACTGCAAGGAGGGCTCAACTTACCTCACCACAAGTAATTGATGAAACAGCCGCAGACCGATTAATGCCATTTATTGAATCTCTTCTTTGGACATGGATGGAGCTCTTTTAAGCATTGAattgatttaactttttaagCTTTGCCATATGTATGATTTTATTTGACTGATTCAtctaaaatgtagaaaaacagagaagattGTTTGAgacttttttgctttttttatataaaatatcaaattgactttatttattatttagtcGTTTGTGGTGTCTTCTTTACTTTCTTTTGCTTTGCAGACATCTTTCACTGGTTTAGTCTTATTTAATTACATCTGTACTTGAAGTAACACGAGGAAGTTGTCCAGAATATAGACAGATCTTTGTGGTGTTTTAAAAAGGATTATGTGATGTGTCGTGTGTTTAGAGCTAGCAGCCACAGAAGAAATGGAGAAacaatgttttgtatgtttccCAATCGGAGTGATTCGTAGGAAGTGAAATCTCACCACCTAAGTTGGTCATTTCATGTTCcttgtatttgatttaaaaaagaacccTTATTTGTACTTTGTGATTTCCATATGTGACCGTTTCAATTGTGTTTGCTCTGCATGTGTGCAGGTTTTAAACCTCTTGTCGGAACACCTCATCGTGAGGTGCCCGCTGAGGCTTGAAATTGTGATTGACGTGATTCTAGGTGGATGTATATTGTTCTGTTTGCACCATTTTCTCCATTTTGCCCCTCGGACCCATCACTATACTTTCATCACCAGTGTGTAAATATTGATCGTTTATACATAAAAAGTGGTCATAATAAAGTAAATGCCAAATTTGGTCTCACGTTTGTCATCTGTAACTTGACCCTGACTCTTTGGATTTTCTTCGGCCATGTGCAGCCTATAGCGTTGAGGTGTAGTTTTGATTTGGCAGTATATTGACTTTGACATTTCCGTCTGACCAGGGTATTTCTGGGTTCACTGTCTAGACGTTGTAGACGCAACTTAGCATTACAGTGAGTAAGAGCCTTACAACCTAATGGACTTTACAGGGCTTGCATTCTATAAAGATGAGATGTATAGTTGGAAGCAATATCAAAGAACGCACAAATGCAGTGTTGAATAAAAGCCATCATTATTACATGATTATTGCAGGATTACATACAAATTTAAACAATATTCTAACAGGCATTTTGCATTAAATTATTAAGTCTCCATTCAGGTACAGAACCAAGAGTTAAATTCTGAAGGGGTCAAGATATTTCACGAGTTACAGCACTACAGTAGAGCAATACTCCCCCAAAGCCGAAGGGTCACTCTGCTGCCAAATTACTTAAGTTAATCAGGTGAATAAACAAGGTATTAACAGGGAAGGGTGTTCGGGAGGGAAAAGGTCAGTGTCGTGTCTCTTCTCAGAAGATAGAGCTTACGTGGTAACGTCACTCGGCCGCGCTCTGGTGATATATATACAGACTGCTACAGCAAGATCAATATGACAACCATTAAAGCAGGCTCAGTGGTTAACTGAACTCTTGTATTCCTCCGGAAACAGTGAGACTGAAGAGAAATCATGCTGGCCACCAGGACTTTGCTTTCAAAACAAACGCTGGCTGTTATTTCTCGACAGCCTGCCTGCTTCGTTCACCAGGGTGACTACGGCAACTGGGGAAATACTAACGTGGCAGTGGTAAGTGGGAGAAGTAGAAGTATCAGCGTGGGCGTCACTGTGCTTTGTGAGTCACATTGGGTTTGTGTATCACGATGTATTCCAGGTTTTCTCAGGATGTGGCTGGTGGGATGGGACTGATGTCCACGAGGGAGTGTAGTGAGTATA
The genomic region above belongs to Pleuronectes platessa chromosome 4, fPlePla1.1, whole genome shotgun sequence and contains:
- the tmem127 gene encoding transmembrane protein 127, whose product is MTMYAPPGSSVPGGRRRRAGTSLPKQPERSLVSALPGALSITALCTALAEPAWLRVHGGTCPRQELGVADVLGYIDPKLLDDYCVNPQTILLMRVIAAFCFLGILCSLTAFLLDVFGPKHPALKITRRYAFAHILTVLQCATVIGFCYWASELILSLQQQHKKYHGSLIYVTFAISFYLVAGAGGASILATAANLLRHYPTEEEEQALELLSEMEDSSETFPADYDIANQFQPPPAYTP